Part of the Deltaproteobacteria bacterium genome, GATTCTTCTATCAGGTTAACGGTGTGGCGCTCCCATTCGGTGAACCTCCAGTACCGGGGGAACCAGAAAAATCCCTTCTTGTGCTCCCGGTAGATGGGAACGGGCGGCACGCCGTACTCGTCCTTGTAGTATTCGGCGGAAAGCCCGATCTTGTGATCCTGATTGATGGAAAAATCGCCGGTGAAACTTACTGTCTTCCTGTCGTAATCGCCGTTGTCGCGGATGCCGGTATCGGTCGCTATTGGCTCGTTTCCGGGTTTCGCCGGGTTGGAGGGGGCCTTGGCCATGCTGGCCAGAACGGAGCGAGGCAGCGTGAAATCCTCCGCCAGCTTGAAACCGTCCGACTGCTTCATGCTCGCGCCAAGAAAATAGCTGAACCTGCCCACGGTGTTGCCGTGGGTGGCGGAAGCGCCATAAGTGGAGCCCTCGGCGGCCTCGAAATTGGCGGAAAGGCTTGGCCTGGCGCTTCCCTTTTTGGTGATTATCTCGATCACGCCGCCTAAGGCGTTGCCGCCGTAAAGGGGCGAGGCAAGGCCCTTTATCACGCGGATTTCTGCGATGTTGTGAACCGGGATGTCGGTTAAGTTGACAAGTCCCTCGTAGGGAACGCCTAAGGGCATTCCGTCCATGAGTATCTGGACGCTTTCCTGCTCAAAACCCCGTATGGTGGCGTAATAGCCGGTCTTGGTGCGGCCCTGGCGGAAAACGACTCCAGGGACGAGTTTTAAGGCCTCGCCCAGGTTGGTTGCGTGCTCGCGCTCTATGTCGGCTGCCGTAACCACGCTGACCGTTCCCATGGCCTGGGGGGACTCGCTTTTAACCAGCACGGTGATCTCGCCTAAGTCAAATACTTGGTGATCCTTTGATTTCCCGGCATCATCGGCCCAAACAGGGTGAGCGCAAAAAAAGGAAGCGCTAAAAAATCCCGCCAGGGTAAGGGTTTTGAGCCCAAGCCCGAGGCTCTTTTTAAAGGGGATTATGCAATTCATATTATTCCTCCGCTTTTCACACTGGTTATTTGTCTGTCAGAATACATCAATTTCATAAATCCGTTTCACCGAGCGGCCCCCGGTGCTGTCCTCCCTGACAGCGGTCATGGCGAAGCCCTCGTCCGGGTCAAGCGGTCGGCCCAGCTTTTTCATCGCGACGATCACGTTGTCGCCAAGGCGCGAGTTGTAAAGCTCTCCCATTGAAAAGGACGCGCAGAAACCGTCCCGGCTCTTGACGAGAACGTACCTTTTGTAGTCGGCGGGGCTTGCCGCAACGCCGATAAGGCTCACCACGTCCCGCAAAAGCACGCCCTCGAAGGCGAACAGGCCGTGGAATCCCTCGCAGTCGCCAACGTGAAGGCTTTGCTCGATGGGCACCCGGCGCAGTTTTTCAAGGTCTGTGGGCTGAACCTTCAAGGCTTTTCCGCTTGCATGGTCGTTTATGGTGAAAAAAGGCTCAGCCGGGCGCATCAAGCCATCTTTCTTGTCTTTGTAAGCGAGCATCTCGACGTCTTTGCGCTCCACCACGATTTCCGCCACCGCGTTTACGGTGCGCCCGGCCCTAAGATCGGTTGCAATGACCAGGGTCCCGCAGCCCGCAGAAGACCCCAGGGCCTTGCCGTCCTTTTCATAGGAAAGAAGAACGCTTCTTCCGATGCTGGAATAGAAAATCTCGCCAAAGGAGAACACCGCCTCATCCCCGGCCTTTCCCTTCACCCTTATGACCACTGCGGGCTCCCATTTGCGGGTGTGCTTCAAGCCCGCCTTGAATAGGATGTCCCGCAGAAGAACGCCTTTCAAATCCACGGTGGCGATTCGTTCGTCCGGCGTTTTCGGGTCGGATTTTTCCTTCACCAGGGTCACGGCCCTTATTTCAAATGAAGGCAAGTCCCTGATGTCTTCAGGTGAAAGAGTAAGGGTATCCTTGACCTCCCCAGTAACCACCAGATTTTCCACCGCAGGTTTTTTGGGCAGTTGTGAGCAGGAGACTAAAGCCTCTACAAAAAGCAGGAAAATGACCGGGAAAATAAGGTTTCTCACAGTATAACTCCTTAATAAATCACGATAATGCCCGCTTTTCAGGGCTGGCATGGGATCGCCTTTAATTCATACGGCCCCGCCTCTTGGAAAAGGCGGTAAAGCCTTCGCTTTCGGCCGGCCTGCATGAAAGGGAATGCATCAGAGGAAAGGCAGTTATATTGCTTTAACTGATACGTCAAATTGATAGTTTCTATCGAAAACCGGGGATATATTGAGAACACAAAAAGCGGACAGGAAGGAAATACTGCCGGACAGGCGGTTGGCTTGCGGCATGGCGGCCAGGGTTTTCTCGGTTTTTGTTTTATCGGCCAGGGAACATTTTCAGTCGAACTGATCATGGAGCCGCGTGCAGCTTGGTACTAACGCGGAGTGATATAGAACCCATCTCAAAAATATATTTCTATTACGATTGGCTGCAAAATCCAATGGCTGCGTCATCGGCGCAAAAGGTCCTCAACATGGAATAACCATGCCTCCGGTCCTTTTGCGCCTGGCAACCTTCCCCTTGAATTTTTCTTCATCAAAAGTCGTGGGATATCGAGGTGTTGTGGCGCGTCTTGGGCTTGGCCCGTTGTTCAGGGACGCCACAGGCCGGAGACTATCCTGCCGACCCGCCGAAAACCGGGAAGACGCCGAACACGTTGTAATTGTAAGGCTTATCTCTTACGGAAAAAAGAGCGGCGCGTATCTCGACAGCCTCATCGTGCGCCAGGGCGAACTGCACGGGCTTTTGCGGCGGCCTGGTGTGCCCGCCGACAGGCCGAAAAGTGCCCTGGCGGTTTCCGGCAAAAAAGCCTTTGATTTATCTTTCCTCCAGAATGTCCTTTAAGGCCCTGACCACATTTCTCAACTCATCCTGGTGTTCGGGCGGGATAAGGAAGCCCGGCATGGGCCTGTTGTGAAGAAGTTCTTCCCCGCCGCTTTTGCCCTCCACGAGAGCCATCATCCCCACGAGGTTTCCCGATCTTCCGGAAGAATCCAGATGCTCAACGGCCTGCATGAAAACCTGGTTCAGGGACATGTCGAGCGGGCTTATCTCGGCCCCCTCCCGGCTGTCGCTGCACGACGTGCGGGAGAACATCACCCGGCAGGCCAGGGGCCGGGCGGGGTAGGCCAGGCATAGGTCGTCCGACAGAAGCGGGCAGGCCCCCACCGGCGAGTCCTCGTCCTCAGGGGGGGAGGGCCGCCTGCAAAGGGTGTCCAGAACGAGCCCGTTTACGGTGTATGCGGGCCGCCAGGAAATCCGGGCGCTTCTTATGCGCTGTCGGGCCTCCTCGTTTCCGGCCAGGTATTCGGCAAGGTACCGGGCCTCAAGGGTGGTGAGGCTCAGGTGATCCGTGCAGCACAGGGCGCAGCCCTTTTGGCAGACAAGGGGAAGGCTTCCGGTCTCGGAATCGAAAAGGGCGTATATTGTCCTCAGTTTATCGAAAGTCGGGCTGTTCAA contains:
- a CDS encoding molybdopterin-dependent oxidoreductase — its product is MRNLIFPVIFLLFVEALVSCSQLPKKPAVENLVVTGEVKDTLTLSPEDIRDLPSFEIRAVTLVKEKSDPKTPDERIATVDLKGVLLRDILFKAGLKHTRKWEPAVVIRVKGKAGDEAVFSFGEIFYSSIGRSVLLSYEKDGKALGSSAGCGTLVIATDLRAGRTVNAVAEIVVERKDVEMLAYKDKKDGLMRPAEPFFTINDHASGKALKVQPTDLEKLRRVPIEQSLHVGDCEGFHGLFAFEGVLLRDVVSLIGVAASPADYKRYVLVKSRDGFCASFSMGELYNSRLGDNVIVAMKKLGRPLDPDEGFAMTAVREDSTGGRSVKRIYEIDVF
- a CDS encoding YkgJ family cysteine cluster protein → MNSPTFDKLRTIYALFDSETGSLPLVCQKGCALCCTDHLSLTTLEARYLAEYLAGNEEARQRIRSARISWRPAYTVNGLVLDTLCRRPSPPEDEDSPVGACPLLSDDLCLAYPARPLACRVMFSRTSCSDSREGAEISPLDMSLNQVFMQAVEHLDSSGRSGNLVGMMALVEGKSGGEELLHNRPMPGFLIPPEHQDELRNVVRALKDILEER